CGCCCAGCAGCGGCCGGCCCTCGAGGGTGCGCGCGAGGTGCTTCATGCGTTCTCGTCGGCGGCGTCGTCCTCGTCGGTCCCGTCTCCGTCCTCGCGGTCCGTCCAGAAGTCGAACGAGCGACCCGGCGCGAACACGTCCAGCCCGACCGCGCGCTCGTCGCCGGTGTTTTCGACCCGGTGGGACTCCCAGGCGTCGAGCCAGACGGAGTCGTACTGCTCGAGCGTGACCTCGTCGTCTTCGGTGACGACCGTCAACTCGCCCTCGAGGCAGAGACAGACCTGCTCGTTCTCGTGGTCGTGCATCGGGGAGCTGTGGCCCGGCGGCTTCTCGAACCACTCGAAGGAGAAGCGGTCGCTGCCGGCCAGTGCGGCGCGCCGCCAGTCCGCGTCGGGCTCGTAGGTCTCGGCGTCGTCGAACTCGACGGGCTCCATTATAGGTTCGAACCGGTCGTCCCGCCGTCGATGACGATACTCTGCCCGTTGATGAAGCCGGACTGGGGCGAGGAGAGGAACGCCACCGTATTGCCGAGTTCCATCGGGTCGCCGACGCGCTCGAGCGGGTTGTCGGCCCAGTTCTCGAGGCCCTCCTCGTAGGAGTCGTACTCGCCGCGCTCGACGGCCTGCTCGACGAGGTCCTCGATGCGCGAAGTCTCGTGGGGGCCCGGCAGCACCGCGTTCGCGCGCACGTCCGGCGCGAACTCCTGCGAGAGCGTCTTCTCGAGGCCGATGACGCTCATCCGGACGGAGTTCGAGAGCACGAGACTGTCGATGGCTTCCTTGACGCTCCGGGAGGTGATGTTGACGATCGTGCCGCCCTCGCCCTCCTGCAGGTGCGGTTCGGCCTCGCGAGCGAGTCGGACGACGCTCATCACGAGCAGTTCGTAGGCCTCGTACCAGTCCTCGTCGTCGGTCTCGAGGAAGGGGCCAGAGGGCGGGCCGCCGGCGCTCGTGACGAGGTGATCGAGGCCGCCGAACTCGTCGACGGTCGTCTCGACCAACTGCTCGATGTCGTCCTCGTCGGTGAGATCGCCCGTCTGGGCGACGACCTCGCCGGTCGCGACCGCCTCGATGTCGGCCTTCGCCTCGGCGAGTCGGTCCTCGTCGCGGCCGTTGATGACGACGTTTACGCCCTCGCGGGCCAGCGCCGTCGCAGACGCTTTCCCCAGCCCGCTCGAGGATGCCGTTACCAGCGCCGCGTTGCCGTCGATCTGCAGGTCCATATCGTTCGTAATCGCCCACGAGAGGACGAAAAAGATTGTCGTTGCGGTAACGCGGCGGCCGGAACGGCAGACAGCGGGCGGCCACGAGGTGCTACGGCTCGGTCGGCACCCGCTGCTGGACGAAGTTTCGCACCCGCTCGGTGTAGGTTCGCGGCCGGTGGAGGTTACAGATGTGACCGGCGTCCGCGAGGACTTCGATCCGCCCGTCCTGGGCCGCCGCGGCGTGATCCTGTTCGCCGCGGCGCATGAGCTTGTCGTTCTCGCCGTTGAGGATCAGCGTCGGGCCGGGGTAGGTCGACAGTTTCGAGCGGAAATCCTGCCCCGCGATATCGGGGCCCGCATCGCCGAACTGCTTCGGGTAGAAGCCGGCCTCGATGATCTCGCGCTCGATATCCGGCGGGAGGTCGCGCTGGCGAACCCACCGCGTCGCGAACTCCTCGCCGGCGCGTTTGCCGACATCCGGCTTCGTCAGGAGCCGCGTGAGGCCGCCGGTTGCCCGCGTCATGATTCCCATGCCGCGAACCGGGTTCACGCTGGCGCCCGAGAGTACCAAGCCGTCGACGTTCGACGGGTAACGGTGGGCGTACTCCGTCACGACGTAGCCGCCAAGCGAGAGGCCGACGAGAATCGCCGTCCCGTCGGTGTGGGTTCGGATGGTGTCGTGAAGCTGGTCTATCGCGGGGTCCATCCGGAACTGTTCGCGGGCGCGCGAGCCGTGGCCCGGCAGATCGGGCGCGACGACGCGGAACTCGCCGGCGAGGTCGCGTCCCTGCGGCAGCCACATCTTTCGCGTCATGGCGGCGCCGTGGACGAAGACGATCGCCTGCGCGTCCGCGGGGCCGTCGACGTCGACGGCGCCCTCCGGTTCTCGATCGGGCGGGGTTGTAGTCATTGCCGGCGGTCGTATCACGAGCAGGTCCTTAGTAGTCGTGCCGGCTACTCGAGCGCGTAACGGTCGCACACGGCCGGAAGACTGTCTCCACCGACGGGAGTACCACCTGCGGAGAAGATTATGTTAAGCCGATAGCAGTGGTATGTGTACACATGTCTCGAAAGACGATGGTCGCGTACGACGGCTCGCCCCAGGCCAAGGCGGCGCTCCGGTACGCGCTCGAGGAGTACCCCGAGGCGGAGATCACCGCAGTCCACGTTATCCGGCTCCCGGAGGGGTACTGGACGCTGTTCGTCGAGTCGGAGGAGGACTTCCCGGGCCGCGAACGGGCGGAGGCGCAGGCCCGGGACCTCCTCGATGAGGCCGACGAGATGACGGCAGGGGCCGATCGCTCCCTCGAGACGGTGATAGTGAAAGGCGAACCCGCGCAGGAGCTCGTCGACTACGCGATCGACAACGACTTCGACCAGATCGTCATGGGCAGCCACGGGCGACAGGGGGCCAGCCGACTACTGTTCGGGAGCGTCGCCGAGAAAGTCGTGCGGCGAGCGCCCATGACCGTGGTGGTGGTCCACGAAACGGAGTAACGCTCGTCCGGGCCGGCGATCGGAGCCTCGGCCACTACGCCGGCGTCACCTCCTCCCGGTACGCGCCGTAGCGGTCCTCGAACACCTGCATGATCTCGCCCATCGTCGCGTACGCCTTCACGGCGTCGACGATGTACGGCATGACGTTCTCGGTCTTCTCCCCCGCGATCGCGTCCGCCAGCGCCGACAGCGCCGCGTCGACCGCCTCCTCGTCTCGCTCCGCCTTGACCGACTCGAGGCGCTCGAGTTGCCGGTCTCTGGTCGTTTCGTCGATCTGGAGAATTTCGGGCGAGGTGTCCTCCTCGATCGTATACTTGTTGACGCCGACGACGACCTCCTCGCCGCGCTCGACGCGCTGCTGGTACTCGTAGCTCGCGTCCTGGATCTCGCGCTGGAAGTAGCCGCCCGAAATGCCCTCGAGGACGCCGTCGCGGAGCGAACCGTCGCCCAGTTCTTCGATCTCCGCGAGGTACGTCATGATCTCCTCCTCCATCTCGTTGGTCAGTTTCTCGATCGCGAAACTACCGCCCATCGGATCGACGATATCGGCCGCGCCGGACTCCTCGGCGATGATCTGCTGGGTGCGCAGGGCGACCCGGACCGCTTCCTCGCTGGGCAGGGCCAGCGCCTCGTCGAAGCTGTTGGTGTGCAGCGACTGCGTGCCGCCGAAGACTCCCGCGAGCGCCTGGATCGTGACGCGGACGATGTTGTTCAGCGGCTGCTGGGCGGTCAGCGACTGGCCCGCGGTCTGGGTGTGGAACTTCATCCGCTTCGATTCGGCCTGCTCGGCGCCGTACTGTTCCTCCATGATGCGGGCGTACACCCGCCGCGCCGCGCGGAACTTCGCGACCTCCTCGAAGATCGAGTTGTGCGAGTTGAAGAAAAAGGAGAGCAAGGGCGCGAAGTCGTCGACCTCGAGCCCGCGATCCAGACAGTCCTCGACGTACGCGAAGCCGTCCGCGAGCGTGAACGCGGCCTCCTGGGCGGCGGTCGAGCCGGCCTCCCGAATGTGGTACCCCGAGATCGAGATCGGGTGGAACTTCGGCGTCTCCGCGACGGCGAACTCGATCGTGTCCGTGACGACCTCGAGCGACGGTTCGGGCGGGATGACCCACTCCTTCTGCGCGATGAACTCCTTGAGCATGTCGTTCTGCAGCGTTCCCCGGATTTCGTCGCGGGGAACGCCCTGGCGGTCGGCCAGCGCGACGTACATCGCGTAGATCACCGGCGCGGAGGGGTTGATGGTAAACGAGGTCGAGACCTCGCCGACGTCGATGCCGTCGAACAGAATCTCCATATCGCGGAGGGTGTCGACCGCGACGCCCTCCTTGCCGACCTCGCCCTCGCTCATCGGGTGGTCGGAGTCGATCCCCATCAGCGACGGCATGTCGAAGGCCGTCGACAGCCCCGTCTGGCCCTCGTCGATGAGGTAGTGGAACCGCTCGTTGGTCTCCTCCGCGGTGCCGAAGCCGGCGAACTGCCGCATCGTCCACGTCCGTCCGCGGTACATCGTCGGGTACGGGCCGCGCGTATACGGCGGCTCACCCGGAAAGCCGAGCTCCGCCTCGTAGTCCAAGTCCGCGATGTCCTCGGGCGTGTAGAGCCGCTCGACCTCGTGGTTCGACACCGTCGCGAACCGATCCTGCCGTTCACCGTGGCGCTCGAGGGTCGGCTCGAGCGTCTCCGCCTCCCACCGCTCGCGCTCCTCGCGGATGTCCTCGAGGTCGTCCTGATCGAACATAGCGCCACTATCGACGGGATTCGCCTAAAGTATTGGTACCACACACCACGACACGAGTGAACTGAATCGCGCAGGAACGGGCGAGACGGTGCACTCGTGGGGCCGGGGTCGCTCCGCGCTCGCTGTCCCCGCTCACTTCCGCAGATGCCGGGCGATGATCTCCTTCTGTATCTCGCTGGTCCCTTCGTAGATCGTCGTCACCTTGGCGTCGCGGTAGTAGCGCTCGACGTCGAAATCGGTCGTGTAGCCGTAGCCGCCGTGGATCTGGACGGCCTCGTTGGCCACGTCGACCGCCGCCTCGCTGGCGAAGTACTTGGCCGTGCTGGCGGCCATCGGATCGACGTCGCCGTCGTTCTTCCGCGCCGCGTCGCGAGCGAGGAGTCGGGCCGCCTGCACCTGCGTCTGCATCTCCGCGAGTTTGTGCGCGATCGCCTGGTGGTCGGCGATCGGATTGCCGAACTGCTCGCGCTCGGTCGCGTACTCGAGGGCGTCGTCCAGCGCCGCCTGCGCGAGCCCGACTGCCTGGCTCGCGATCGCGATCCGGCCGCCGGTCAGGATCGAGAAGGCGGCCTTCAGCCCCTTCCCGACCTCCGTCAGGCGGTTCTCCGCTGGAATCCGAACGTCGTCGAACACCAGCGTCGTCGTGTCGCTGGCCCGCAGGCCGAGTTTGTCCTCCTTCTTGCCGACCTCGAGGCCCGCCGCGTCCTTGGGCACGAGAAACTGGGTGATGGTGTCGGCATCCGAGTCACCGTTGGACTCGTCCGCTACCTTCGCAAACAAGATCACGACGCCGGAGCGCTCGCCGTTCGTAATCCACTGTTTCGTCCCGTTGAGCACGTACTCCTCCGACTCTTCGTCGAGCCGCGCCGTCGTACTCATCTCGGCGGGGTTCGATCCCGCGTCGGGTTCCGACAGCGCGAACGCGCCGACCGGTCGCCCGTCGACCATTTCGGGGAGCCATTCGTCCGTGTGGGATTCGGAACCGAACTCGCGGATGCAGGCGGTCGCGAGCGAGTGAACCGACAGCGCCGTCGCCAGCGAGAGGTGGCCGTAGGCGAGTTCCTCGTAGACGACGCTGGCCGTGAGCGGGTCGGCGTCGAACCCGCCGTACGCCTCGGGAACGGTGAGCCCGGTGAGATCGAGTTCCGCGAGGCCGTCCCAGACGTCCTCGGGAAACTCCCCGTTCGCATCTGCTTCCGCCGCGACGGGTCGTACCTCTCGCTCGACGAACTCCCGGACGCTGTCCCTGACGAGTTCCTGTTCCGGTGAAAGCGACATGAGGCAAGTATTGCGGGCCGCCGTGGTAAACGTGCCGCCGAGCGGTCGGTCTCGAGGCGGAACCGCGAGAAGATAGCGATTGCGACGGATCAGATAGCGCGCTGGTTCGTGTAATGATACCCACAACTACGTGTAATGGAGTCAATGTAACTACATATGAGCGATCCGTCAGCGCCGCCCGCGCGGACGTTCGAGTGGCTCGACGAGTCGATTCCCCGCTACGAGTCGTTTTTCTCGGTCCGCAAGCACCGCGAGCGCGATCGGGAACTCGCCGACGTACACGAGCACGTAACGTACGAAGGACTTGGCGAAAGCGCCGACGGGAACCCGATCTGGGCAGTGACCGTCGGCGAAGGCAGTCGGACCGCACTCCTGCTCGGCGCGCCCCATCCGAACGAACCGATCGGGTCGATGACCATCGATTTCCTCCTCCACGAACTCGCGACGAACGACGACCTCCGCGCGTCCCTCGACTACGAGTTCGTCTGCGTCCCGGTCGCGGACCCGGACGGCGTCCGGCGGAACGAGGGCTGGTTCGACGGCCCGTTTACGCTCGCGAATTACGCGCAAAACTTCTACCGGCCGCCGCCGGAACGTCAGGTCGAAGCCACGTTTCCGGTCGACCGCGAGGGTTACTCGTTCGACGACCCAATTCCGGCGACGCGAGCGCTGGCCGACCTGATCGGGGCCCGTCGCCCCGAGTTCGTCTACAGCTTCCACAACACCGCGTTCGGCGGCTGCTACTACGTCGTCACCGAACCGCTCGAGCCGCTACACGACGCGCTGCGGTCGCTTCCGGCAGAATACGGCGTATCGCTCAACCGCGGCGAGCCGGAGCGGTTCATCGACGAGGCGTTCGACGACGCCGTCCGCCGGCTCCCGACGTTCGCGGATCGGTTCGACGCCGCCGAGACGGACGACGATGACGGAGAGGGTTCCGACGAACCGCTACTCGGCGGCAACGCCTACGATTACGCGAGCCGCTTCGAGGACGACGTGGTCGAGTTCGCGGTCGAACTCCCGTACTTCTCCGCCCCGCGAATCGGCGATCAAACTCGACTCGAGCGCTCCCGCGAGGCCGTCATCCGCGAGGGCGTCCAGCACCGCCGATCGTTCCTCGAGGAAATCGCGGATCCGCTCGACGCCGTTGCCGAGTACCTGCCGGACACGCCGATGGCCCACGAAGCGGCTGGCGTCTTCGGCTACTTCGAGGACGAACTCGAGGGGAAACTCGACTGGGCGACCTCGGTGTCGGAGACCGACGAACCCGGGACCGTCGCCCAGTACGTCGACGAGCGATTCATCCGCCAGTACCACCTGCTGACGTACCTCGGAATGTTGCTCCGCTCGATCGACCGTGCCGCAATGAGTGCCGACGGCGAGGTCCGCGACACGTTGCTAGACGCGAAGCGGACGCTCGAGGACGTCTTTCACGACCGACTCGGGGAGATTCGGACCGAACTCGATTACGAGACGATTCCGATCTGGAAACTCGT
This portion of the Halopiger aswanensis genome encodes:
- a CDS encoding cupin domain-containing protein, with product MEPVEFDDAETYEPDADWRRAALAGSDRFSFEWFEKPPGHSSPMHDHENEQVCLCLEGELTVVTEDDEVTLEQYDSVWLDAWESHRVENTGDERAVGLDVFAPGRSFDFWTDREDGDGTDEDDAADENA
- a CDS encoding SDR family oxidoreductase, giving the protein MDLQIDGNAALVTASSSGLGKASATALAREGVNVVINGRDEDRLAEAKADIEAVATGEVVAQTGDLTDEDDIEQLVETTVDEFGGLDHLVTSAGGPPSGPFLETDDEDWYEAYELLVMSVVRLAREAEPHLQEGEGGTIVNITSRSVKEAIDSLVLSNSVRMSVIGLEKTLSQEFAPDVRANAVLPGPHETSRIEDLVEQAVERGEYDSYEEGLENWADNPLERVGDPMELGNTVAFLSSPQSGFINGQSIVIDGGTTGSNL
- a CDS encoding alpha/beta fold hydrolase, with product MTTTPPDREPEGAVDVDGPADAQAIVFVHGAAMTRKMWLPQGRDLAGEFRVVAPDLPGHGSRAREQFRMDPAIDQLHDTIRTHTDGTAILVGLSLGGYVVTEYAHRYPSNVDGLVLSGASVNPVRGMGIMTRATGGLTRLLTKPDVGKRAGEEFATRWVRQRDLPPDIEREIIEAGFYPKQFGDAGPDIAGQDFRSKLSTYPGPTLILNGENDKLMRRGEQDHAAAAQDGRIEVLADAGHICNLHRPRTYTERVRNFVQQRVPTEP
- a CDS encoding universal stress protein — protein: MSRKTMVAYDGSPQAKAALRYALEEYPEAEITAVHVIRLPEGYWTLFVESEEDFPGRERAEAQARDLLDEADEMTAGADRSLETVIVKGEPAQELVDYAIDNDFDQIVMGSHGRQGASRLLFGSVAEKVVRRAPMTVVVVHETE
- a CDS encoding acyl-CoA mutase large subunit family protein, whose protein sequence is MFDQDDLEDIREERERWEAETLEPTLERHGERQDRFATVSNHEVERLYTPEDIADLDYEAELGFPGEPPYTRGPYPTMYRGRTWTMRQFAGFGTAEETNERFHYLIDEGQTGLSTAFDMPSLMGIDSDHPMSEGEVGKEGVAVDTLRDMEILFDGIDVGEVSTSFTINPSAPVIYAMYVALADRQGVPRDEIRGTLQNDMLKEFIAQKEWVIPPEPSLEVVTDTIEFAVAETPKFHPISISGYHIREAGSTAAQEAAFTLADGFAYVEDCLDRGLEVDDFAPLLSFFFNSHNSIFEEVAKFRAARRVYARIMEEQYGAEQAESKRMKFHTQTAGQSLTAQQPLNNIVRVTIQALAGVFGGTQSLHTNSFDEALALPSEEAVRVALRTQQIIAEESGAADIVDPMGGSFAIEKLTNEMEEEIMTYLAEIEELGDGSLRDGVLEGISGGYFQREIQDASYEYQQRVERGEEVVVGVNKYTIEEDTSPEILQIDETTRDRQLERLESVKAERDEEAVDAALSALADAIAGEKTENVMPYIVDAVKAYATMGEIMQVFEDRYGAYREEVTPA
- a CDS encoding acyl-CoA dehydrogenase family protein codes for the protein MSLSPEQELVRDSVREFVEREVRPVAAEADANGEFPEDVWDGLAELDLTGLTVPEAYGGFDADPLTASVVYEELAYGHLSLATALSVHSLATACIREFGSESHTDEWLPEMVDGRPVGAFALSEPDAGSNPAEMSTTARLDEESEEYVLNGTKQWITNGERSGVVILFAKVADESNGDSDADTITQFLVPKDAAGLEVGKKEDKLGLRASDTTTLVFDDVRIPAENRLTEVGKGLKAAFSILTGGRIAIASQAVGLAQAALDDALEYATEREQFGNPIADHQAIAHKLAEMQTQVQAARLLARDAARKNDGDVDPMAASTAKYFASEAAVDVANEAVQIHGGYGYTTDFDVERYYRDAKVTTIYEGTSEIQKEIIARHLRK
- a CDS encoding M14 family zinc carboxypeptidase gives rise to the protein MSDPSAPPARTFEWLDESIPRYESFFSVRKHRERDRELADVHEHVTYEGLGESADGNPIWAVTVGEGSRTALLLGAPHPNEPIGSMTIDFLLHELATNDDLRASLDYEFVCVPVADPDGVRRNEGWFDGPFTLANYAQNFYRPPPERQVEATFPVDREGYSFDDPIPATRALADLIGARRPEFVYSFHNTAFGGCYYVVTEPLEPLHDALRSLPAEYGVSLNRGEPERFIDEAFDDAVRRLPTFADRFDAAETDDDDGEGSDEPLLGGNAYDYASRFEDDVVEFAVELPYFSAPRIGDQTRLERSREAVIREGVQHRRSFLEEIADPLDAVAEYLPDTPMAHEAAGVFGYFEDELEGKLDWATSVSETDEPGTVAQYVDERFIRQYHLLTYLGMLLRSIDRAAMSADGEVRDTLLDAKRTLEDVFHDRLGEIRTELDYETIPIWKLVAIQARAGLICLDHRQREREP